Genomic DNA from Cupriavidus pauculus:
TTCTCTTTCGTGATCCTGCTGTTCTCCACCGTCAGTGGCGCGCCGCTCGCATCGTTCGATGCCGGTGCGATCACCCGGCTGCGCACCGCGGCGTGCACGGTACTGGCGGCGCAGCGGCTCGCGCGCCCCGACGCGCAAACGCTCGCGCTGTTCGGCGCGGGCACGCAGGGTGTGCAGCACGCGCTGCAGCTGTCGGCGGCGCTGCCGCTGGAACGCATCCTGATCAGCGACCCGCATGCCGACGCCTCCGTGGCGGAACGTCTGACCGCGCAGTGCGGGATCCCGGCCACGTTCGCCACGCCCGAAACGTGCGTGGCCGAGGCCGATGTCGTGGTGACCGCCTCGCGCTCGACCACACCGCTGTTCGCCGGCGCGTCGCTGCGCCGGGGCGCGTTCGTCGCGGCCATCGGCTCGAGCCTGCCGCATACGCGCGAGCTCGACGACACGGCATTGGCGCGCGCCGCCACGGTGGTCGTCGAATGGCGGCCGCAATCGCTGCGCGAAGCGGGTGACCTCGTGCTGGCCGATCCGTCCGTGCTGCCCGATCACAAGATCGTCGAGCTCGGCGATGTGTTGCTGGACCGGCACACCGTTCGGCATAGCGCGGACGACATCGTCATCTACAAATCCGTCGGCGTCGGCCTCGAGGACATAGCCCTCGCCGGCGTTGCCTACCAGCGGATCACCGCAGCCCGGGAAGCCCGGGCCGCATGACTCGCACCCAAACCCCTCCCCTTCTTCATTCCATCCCAGTCAAGGAGCCCACAAAATGGCAGAACTGATGAACCGCGAAGACTTCCGCGCCGCCCTCGAGAACGCGATCAAGGGCAAGAGCGCCAACCAGGCACCGTTCAGCAAGGCATGGGCAGGCGGCACGCT
This window encodes:
- a CDS encoding ornithine cyclodeaminase family protein gives rise to the protein MLHITDEQIDRHVSAADAQAAMLEAFRSFGQHRAAMQERIRTEAGGVKLSTLGAVIPDQQVAGAKVYTTIACQFSFVILLFSTVSGAPLASFDAGAITRLRTAACTVLAAQRLARPDAQTLALFGAGTQGVQHALQLSAALPLERILISDPHADASVAERLTAQCGIPATFATPETCVAEADVVVTASRSTTPLFAGASLRRGAFVAAIGSSLPHTRELDDTALARAATVVVEWRPQSLREAGDLVLADPSVLPDHKIVELGDVLLDRHTVRHSADDIVIYKSVGVGLEDIALAGVAYQRITAAREARAA